CAATGTTCACCTAAAAACTCTTTTCACCATGGTCAAATGATATTCTTTTGggagaggcttgaaatctagcacatgcATACACTAGACATGATGTCGGGTTTTGACGCGGTTAAACAGTGTAAACTTTGAGTCATTGTCTATAAGAATGTTTTTGATTTTTTTCTAGATTTGTTCAGATATTTTTTCCATTTTCCTACGGCTGAATTTAATTTTTGAAGCATTCAAAGATattttcatgagctctaaatattttatttgaatttggtatTATCATTATCTATCTTTAGATTTctcatttaaaattttgaaaagacTAGAGATACCTCATGGGGTATAAAAACCTTATTAAACATTTACCGAAATTTTTAACTAAAAAGGCATTAGCACCTTCAACACCATTCCAAACCAAGTAATTTGAACGGTTCTGAGATTTGGGAGTAAAATGTTTAGTATTAAAGCGTGGGCTTTTTCCTTGTTAGGGCTACGACCTACGAGGCATATAGGGCCTGCCAGAGCCCAAGACGCCGAACACGAAACCGGTAGCCCGCCAAGTCAGTCAGTTCCGCGGCCTGTAAGCGCGCGCACTCAGAAACGGCCCGCGCGACCAGGAGCCCAACTCGAACGCCGAAACCGGCACGAGCTCCCACGCCCGTTTTCCTATCCTATCCTAGAAAAAGCCTCCCACGCTCTACgggccccacgcgtcagcgacaagccacagccaccgCCCAACCGCATCGAACTCCCCCGGGCCCAGCGTCCAGGCACCGCCTTCCCGCTTCCGCCCCGAACCCACGCGCGCCGTACCCGTATATAACCCGACCGGTACACCCTTCTTGTGCTCCTCCTTCCAAATCCGCCTCCGCCCGCACGCACGCGGCCCAACAAACCTACCAACCAAACCCTAGCAAGATTTCGGAAAAAAAAAGTTGGTCCCCAACCCAAACCGCCGAgaagcccgccgccgccgccgtgagaTGGCCGAGTACGACGAGCGCTACCAGGGCAACGGCGACACGGCCGCGGCCGCAGCCGAGGGCGGCTACGCGCAGgccgagcacgccgccgtcgccggGGGTTCGCCGCCAGCCGACAGCAAGCCCGCCGGGTTCTCTGACCACGCCGACGGCCGCTCTTCCCAGCCCCAGGTTCGTGCGCGTGCCTCCCCCCGATCCGATGCCCTGTTGTTGGTGCTGACCGCTCGGTTGGTGGCGTCGGTGACGCGATCTGTGGGAGTTCGAATTCGATGTGGGCTCTAGAGGGATAGATCCGATGTGTCGGGTGGATTTGTTCCGTTGGGGTGTTATGGTTGCGGTGTCTAGTGGATGCAGCGGTTATTATTGCTAGCCTGTGATCTCTCTTGGTGGCTGTGTGGTGATTTGATTCCTCACCAATAATTAATGCAAATAAAATAAAAGTAAAAACTGgtggtgaagtgatggttctatgGGACTTATTGTGGGATAAGCCTTTGGTCTATATATAGTGAGTTAGATGCCCAATGCTTATGAATTATGACAGAAAGGAATTCCTCTGTTTCTGTCAGTCTTTAGTTTACCTGTACAACTTTTACTCTGCTTATTATAATTTTATATCATCTTATTCTTCAATCTGTGTTTATGTTTCATAGTTCGTGTTGTGCAGATTAGCATATGAAGTAAGCCGCATGTTGGTACTTTATTGCTGGCTGGTTAAGGCTTCTTTTGActaagtgctaggtgcattttctTTTGACCTATAGTTGAATTAATTTTTGCTGCTTGTGGACTGATGGAGCTGTGTCAATCTTTGCCAACCTTTGTACCTGCTTAGTACCATGGTTTACAGTTATTACAGTTTTTGCTGTTTGCGTTCATAATTACAGTCACCTGacttgttgaattatttctttttcTCCAGCACGAGACACAATCACATGACAGTGGTTCCTCCAAATCTCGAGAAAGGGACCGAGAACGTGATAAGGGCAAGGACAGGGAGCGAGACAGGGATCGTGGCCGAGAAAAGGAGAGGGACCGAGACAGGGATAAGGATCATGAAAGAGGTGACAGAGACAGAGATCGTGATCGCCACCACAGGGACCGTCGTGAGCGCAGTGAGAGAAGGGAACACCGTGATCGTTCTGATGACCGTGACCGTGACCGTCACCGTGATGATCGTGACCGTCACAGGAGCCATGATTCTGAGAGGTACTGGGTTGTATGTGCAGCTTACTTTTGCATATTTTTCTTCTGCTTTGACTTTGATGATTTACTTTTTGCTTGTTTTAAACTAGTTACTGAATTGGGAATTTTGTAACAAGTAGCCACCTAACTTGATGAGAGCCACATTGAGGATATTTGGAAAACTGTGAGAACATATTATTTGCATGACCTCTAGTTGTCTAATAAATAATTTCTGAGTTTCGCAAGCTAGAGCTCCAGCTCCAAGAAAGACAGAGATTTGTTGGAGCTAGATATTTGTAGCtccgaagggcgggcctggtgcaagcggtagagtcttaccgcctgtgaccggaaggttccgggttcgagtcgcggtctcctcgcattgcacaggcgagggtaaggcttgccactgacacccttccccagaccccgcatagagcgggagctctctgcactgggtacacccttaGATATTTGTAGCTCCAAGAAATCTTGATCTGGAGCTGGAGTATGCCGAGATCATTTAGGTGAACcattttgcttttatatactagtTTATTAGGCATTTATAACATTTCTACAACTTAATTTAGTCTGCAAACTAACACATCCAACCTGAATCTTGGAGTTAGATCAGTGCCAAAATCAGTCTGTTAGTGGTATTCCTTGATATTCCTAAGCTGCCTAATTTTTTGAAAAACTCTTAGTCACTAGAACTCTTTGCAGTTCCATAGTCATGCACCACTTGAGGTGTTTATTAGTGACTTTGTGTTGTATTTGTTGGCTCTCATCTGAGCATACCAAAACATGAATTATATTCTGATTCTGTCTTGGTAGTTTACTTCTGCTAGTTTCAAGGGGTTCTGGAAATTGGTGCAATATATTTTACCTGTCTAATCTTGGTTTAAaagtatatttttttaaaaaatcgcAGTGGTTTTCAGAAAAACTGTGACATGCTTCCATGGCACCTAATGTAATAAAAATCTCTTAGTCACTGGAACACTCTTCTGTTCCTAGTCACCTACTGCTTGAGTGTTTATTATTGGCTTTCTGGTTTGTCTCTTATCTGAGAGACTGAGACAACAGAACAATATAGTATATGGCTAACTTTTTGCTAATTGTTTCACTTTCTTTAGTCAGCTTTGTTTTTAAATCTGCAAAGATTTTGTAGCGAAGCTATGATTTCAAAGTGTTCTATATTACGATGCCGAAACTATGAAGttgaaaataatatatttaaaggAAAGGGGACATGTGCGTTGATATTATTATATATCTATTGCAATAAAATACTATTGTCTGCTGTTAAGATATGATGATGTATTCTTTGCTAATGCAGGAGAAGAGATCGTGATCGTGACATTGATGGCCATCGTAGGCATCGCTCCCGCTCCCCTTCTAAGAGTCGTGACCGTGACCGCAGATCACGGTCTCGATCGAAGAGGTACATGCTATAAAGTTGTTTAAAGTTCACTTTTTTGTTGCTGATCCTACTTTTGGTTTACCTGGACCCAGTGAATACACAACTTGTCTTGTGATTTGATATCTTTGACGAAATGCATTTTCCGTCACTAGTTATTGTCTCCACTGTTTTACATGTTGGAAAACTGACTCTGCAGCGAGCATTTTTCAATTGCTATATATGTTTATTTGTTGCTTCAAAATTTAGGCATGTATAAATGATGCATTGTATTGTTGATGCTATTCTTTCTGGGCACGATATATTCATTTCAAAATAAtggttgttcttcttgtcttATTGTATGTACTATCGGTCAGCTGTACTGTGTTGTTCTGTTGTTTATCTACTTGCTAACATCTTTTGTCTTGAACAGCAAGCGCGTGAGTGGTTTTGACCAAGCACCTCCACAACAGGCACTTCCTATTGTTGCTGCTGGTGCTATCCCTGGTATGATGGAAATATCTATATATCCATAATTGGAATTACTCATCAATGAACTTGCTGATCAGTTAATATGCGTACAAGTTAATAAAAATGATATTTAAATTGTTCTTTAAGCTTTATATATCAATGTTAATATGTAAACTAGTGGTTCTGATAAGGTATTGAACTTTATTATGCCTAAGATTCTTATTAAGTGAGTTTGGCATTTGGCAACTCTCTCTAATCTGAACTGTCTCCACAAAGAGTTATCCTTGTTAGGAATGAGATTTCTTCTGTATAGAAGAACTGTCTAATTTCATTTTATTAAGCCTGATGACTGAATCTGAGTAAAATTTTTCTTGTTTGTTCTTCTTGgtgtttttttgttgttgtgtATGTATATGGGTTAGAAGGCAACCTTGGCCCACTTTGTCATCTGCTGCCAATGGATTGAGCTGACTGCTGTAGCTTTAATGTACGAGGACACTATCTGGTTTGATATCTTGTTCGTCTTCAAATCAGCATGTGTTACATTTTTTGGTGGTTTCATAATTTGATTTTCTTGAAACAATATGCTTAAGCTGATTGGAGTTTTGAGGGGGAAAAAAGGTTTTCTATGTAGGCTTTTTAGCAATGGTGGTTTTCTATTATTTTGTTCTACAATATCTTGTGCTAAGCAAgtttcatcatcattttcataaaTTCTTCTGTTGATGAATTGCAGGTCAGCTTCATGGTGTCACTGCTCCTATTACCGGGGTTGGGGTGCTTCCAAACTTGTATAATTTGGCTGCTGGACAGGTAATCCATGTGCTTCCTTTTTGGGTTTTTTAATTTGAGCTTCAACCGTGAATGGTCATTCTGTCATGATCTGGCATCTAAATTTGATAATCAACTGTCCTTGTTTCTTGGGCACTTGTATCTTCTATTATTTGATCATGTTTGTTGCTTTCTAATTTTGCTTGCCTTGCATCAGTTCAACCCCCTTGTTATTCAGCCACAAGCCATGACACAACAGGCTACGCGACATGCTCGGCGTGTCTATGTGGGCGGACTTCCTCCAACTGCTAATGAGCAGGTAATTACTTGGATAGCTTTTTTTTTTCACTTGTTCCTATTTGATCTTCTATATCCTTACCAGTTCATTATTTCATACAGACCGTTGCCATATTCTTCAATGGAGTTATGGCTGCTATTGGAGGAAACACAGCTGGTCCAGGTGATGCTGTTCTTAATGTCTACATAAACCATGACAAGAAATTTGCTTTTGTGGAGATGAGATCTGTGGAGGAAGCAAGCAATGCAATGGCCTTAGATGGCATAATGTTTGAGGGAGCACCCGTCAAGGTTAGAAGGCCAACGGACTACAATCCTTCCCTAGCAGCTGCTCTGGGTCCGAGCCAGCCAAATCCGAATCTCAATCTTGCTGCTGTTGGCTTAACACCTGGCTCTGCTGGAGGATTGGAAGGCCCAGACCGGATCTTTGTAGGTGGTCTACCATATTACTTCACTGAGGCCCAAGTGCGGGAGTTGCTCGAGTCCTTTGGACCTCTGCGTGGATTTGATCTTGTGAAGGATAGAGAAACTGGTAATTCGAAGGGATATGCCTTCTGTGTGTACCAGGATCTTAATGTTACCGACATTGCCTGTGCTGCTCTTAATGGCATCAAGATGGGAGACAAGACTCTTACTGTTAGGCGGGCAAACCAAGGAACTTCTCAGCCTAGGCCAGAGCAAGAAAGCATCCTGTTGCAGGCACAGCAGCAGGTGCAAATGCAGGTACAATCAAGCACTTTTAGATTGATTTTAGAAGAATAATGACAAtgtctatattattattattgtttcaATTCTGACTTGAATCTTTGTGAACAGAAACTCGTATACCAAGTTGGAGGTGCCCTGCCAACAAAAGTTGTATGCCTGACACAGGTAGTGACAGCAGATGAACTGAGAGATGATGAGGAATACGAAGACATTGTGGAGGACATGAGGGAAGAAGGACGCAAATATGGTAAACTGCATGAGACCCATCGACTTCTCTTACCCTCTTTGTTTTAAAAGcttttatattctgctgttatgaTTATGATTGCCTACCCTCAGTTACTGAATTGGTTTCCTTTTGTGTTTTTGTCTTTTGTGTGTCTTTTTTGTAGTCCCACATAATGCCATTGCAGAGTGTTTTATAGTCCGACCCTATGCAATATTGGCAATCGGGCCTTAACCCAAAGAAGACACTATTCTTTTGAGTTTGATTAATCATTATATTATTAGCCTCTTGTCTATATATGTACTCACTAACACTTGGACAGGTAACTTGGTGAAAGTTGTAATTCCACGGCCTGACCCCAGCGGTGCTCCTGTTGCTGGTGTTGGAAAGGTAGAGTTTTAATTTTCCTTTGATATTTTATTCTTAACAGCATTTGAATAATACTGGCACGTTATGTATCCTGATTCATGAGCTTTTGCTGCACTGCAGGTGTTTTTGGAATATGCAGATGTCGAGGGCTCAACCAAAGCGAAGACGGGGATGCATGGGCGGAAATTCGGCGGGAACCAGGTGGTGGCCGTGTTCTACCCTGAGGACAAGTTCGCCGCTGAGCAGTACGACTGAAAGTTCTAGAACCTATTCTAGAGTTGCAGTTGCACCACACAATGTGGTATTTTTTTAAAATCTTTGATAGAACGAGAGCAGTTTATTCCTATTGGATTTGAATCTTATCTAGTTGAGTTTCGTGCTGAACCAGTCTATATATATACAAGTGATAAGTTTCGTTCTGAACAGTTAGTCGGATGATGTGTACTATTAGGACAGCTAAGATGAATTCAGTTGCTGTTTATCCTTGCACTGTTTGCACAAATTAACAGGTGCCAATGTGGTGCTGTGCTTAGATGGAAAGACATGAGGGGACATATGGCTCCTAGTTTAAAATATGCTGCTGCTGATGAAGTATGGAATATCTGTATACTGGATCGTGCGTTTTATCTGAAGTTTGTACATTCGTAGTTCTGAAAAAATAAAATAGAGAACATCAGTGTACATTCATGCATGAAAGAATATCAGTAAGGCTAGGCATGCTGGTTTGGGTTTGTCAAACTTCTGGGAGTGTCTACATTTGTGAGGGCAGCTCTGACAATCGGCTTAAGTTAGCTCTAAGCGTTTTTcaatattttaatagaagagagaaaagCTGCTCGTAATTAAGAGCTAAGGTTACGTAAGAGTGTTGGAGAAGTTGTCTAAGAGCCAGTAACTGGCTCTAACCATTGCGGGGACAGTCACTGACAATCGATTGGTTTCCTTGTGTAATGTGTTCCCATATGGTATATGTAGGTTACAGAACCTTTTCTCTTCCTATTTGGATACTGATTTCTTCTTCAATAGAACCATCCGCTTTCTTTTGAATCCTGTATACCAATTTACATCCC
This sequence is a window from Miscanthus floridulus cultivar M001 chromosome 10, ASM1932011v1, whole genome shotgun sequence. Protein-coding genes within it:
- the LOC136487075 gene encoding splicing factor U2af large subunit B-like, whose product is MAEYDERYQGNGDTAAAAAEGGYAQAEHAAVAGGSPPADSKPAGFSDHADGRSSQPQHETQSHDSGSSKSRERDRERDKGKDRERDRDRGREKERDRDRDKDHERGDRDRDRDRHHRDRRERSERREHRDRSDDRDRDRHRDDRDRHRSHDSERRRDRDRDIDGHRRHRSRSPSKSRDRDRRSRSRSKSKRVSGFDQAPPQQALPIVAAGAIPGQLHGVTAPITGVGVLPNLYNLAAGQFNPLVIQPQAMTQQATRHARRVYVGGLPPTANEQTVAIFFNGVMAAIGGNTAGPGDAVLNVYINHDKKFAFVEMRSVEEASNAMALDGIMFEGAPVKVRRPTDYNPSLAAALGPSQPNPNLNLAAVGLTPGSAGGLEGPDRIFVGGLPYYFTEAQVRELLESFGPLRGFDLVKDRETGNSKGYAFCVYQDLNVTDIACAALNGIKMGDKTLTVRRANQGTSQPRPEQESILLQAQQQVQMQKLVYQVGGALPTKVVCLTQVVTADELRDDEEYEDIVEDMREEGRKYGNLVKVVIPRPDPSGAPVAGVGKVFLEYADVEGSTKAKTGMHGRKFGGNQVVAVFYPEDKFAAEQYD